One Kribbella sp. NBC_00662 genomic region harbors:
- a CDS encoding type III pantothenate kinase — translation MLLAVAVENTRTLVGLVFEGTVKRHWWVGTDPRRTADEWAVLLQGLLAGESPVSGIAVCSAVPHVLHELRDVVSRYYHDVSSVVVEPGVKTGLPVLVDNPREVGTDRIANALAAVHKYGAPCLIVDVGTAITIDVVNPAGAFVGGVIAPGIETATDALGYAAAQLRRVELVRPRSVVAKNTVEALQSGAINGFAALVDGLVARIRTEQSLNADSPVVLTGALAPLLIGQLTTEIRDEPLLTLHGLYQAYARNHG, via the coding sequence ATGTTGCTAGCCGTCGCCGTCGAGAACACCAGGACGCTGGTCGGCCTGGTGTTCGAGGGTACGGTCAAGCGGCATTGGTGGGTCGGCACGGACCCACGGCGTACGGCGGACGAGTGGGCCGTGCTGCTGCAGGGCCTGCTGGCCGGTGAGTCGCCGGTCTCCGGGATCGCCGTGTGCTCCGCCGTACCGCATGTGCTGCACGAGCTGCGGGACGTGGTCTCGCGCTACTACCACGACGTGTCGAGCGTCGTCGTCGAGCCGGGGGTGAAGACCGGGCTGCCGGTGCTCGTCGACAACCCGCGTGAGGTCGGCACCGACCGGATCGCGAACGCGCTCGCCGCGGTGCACAAGTACGGCGCGCCCTGCCTGATCGTCGACGTCGGTACGGCGATCACGATCGACGTTGTCAACCCGGCCGGCGCCTTCGTCGGCGGAGTGATTGCCCCAGGCATCGAAACCGCGACCGACGCGCTCGGGTACGCCGCCGCGCAGCTGCGCCGGGTCGAGCTGGTCCGGCCGCGGTCGGTGGTCGCGAAGAACACCGTCGAGGCCCTGCAGTCCGGTGCGATCAACGGTTTCGCCGCCCTGGTCGACGGCCTGGTCGCGCGGATCCGGACCGAGCAGTCTCTGAACGCGGACAGTCCCGTCGTCCTCACCGGCGCGTTGGCTCCGCTCCTGATCGGCCAGTTGACGACGGAGATCCGCGACGAACCGTTGCTGACGTTGCACGGTCTGTACCAGGCGTACGCCCGCAATCACGGCTGA
- a CDS encoding PH domain-containing protein, which produces MGPVTDQAQQTAEVVGQRLHPLTPFVKGWGYFVVAAVALVNNEGLRQNLTFAGIGLAVVLVGGILLGALSWWFTKWQLTGDAVRVDSGFLFRRTRIIRFDRIQAIDVAQPFVARLFGMAELRMDVAGGGKSDGKLSYFRYDEAQQLRTTLLVRAKGEQAAEQQEYEQQAEAEAPPLLTVPTSRLLGATLLSSTVVGTAGALIWLIVATMVLNFHVGLFAGLPLLLGVVQPIWKQVVGNHGFTLAETSHGLRTKRGLFDVQRQTIPPGRVQGLLITEPLIWRLIGWSRVELDIAGVAGQKEDGDDEREGAQLLPVGERSEVAYVLSRVLPGFDLASIQMHVAPERAKWLRPVGWRYLSYGVDDQVMVTTRGWVSRRTSIVLHHKTQSVRMEQGPLQRRLGLANVHVDTPLGPTDAVALHRDQVEAAALVQAQADRAREARRTASAPLAVQTQPNPPRPEGSSSSAASPADDNSER; this is translated from the coding sequence GTGGGGCCTGTGACCGACCAGGCCCAGCAGACCGCAGAGGTCGTGGGGCAGCGGCTCCACCCACTGACCCCGTTCGTCAAAGGCTGGGGGTACTTCGTCGTCGCCGCCGTCGCCCTGGTCAACAACGAGGGCTTGCGGCAGAACCTGACGTTCGCCGGTATCGGACTGGCCGTCGTTCTCGTCGGAGGCATCCTGCTCGGCGCATTGTCCTGGTGGTTCACCAAGTGGCAGCTGACCGGGGATGCGGTCCGCGTGGACAGCGGGTTCCTGTTCCGGCGGACGAGGATCATCCGGTTCGACCGGATCCAGGCGATCGACGTCGCCCAGCCGTTCGTGGCCCGGCTGTTCGGCATGGCCGAGCTGCGGATGGACGTGGCCGGTGGCGGCAAGAGCGACGGCAAGCTGAGCTACTTCAGGTACGACGAGGCACAGCAGCTCCGTACGACGCTGCTGGTCCGTGCGAAGGGCGAGCAGGCGGCTGAGCAGCAGGAGTACGAGCAGCAGGCCGAGGCGGAGGCTCCGCCGCTGTTGACGGTCCCGACCAGCCGCCTGCTCGGTGCGACCCTGCTGTCGTCCACCGTCGTCGGTACCGCTGGTGCGTTGATCTGGCTGATCGTCGCGACCATGGTGCTGAACTTCCACGTCGGTCTGTTCGCCGGTCTGCCGCTGCTGCTCGGTGTGGTGCAGCCGATCTGGAAGCAGGTCGTCGGCAACCACGGGTTCACGCTGGCCGAGACCAGCCACGGTCTGCGGACCAAGCGCGGGCTGTTCGACGTACAGCGGCAGACGATCCCACCGGGCCGGGTGCAGGGTCTGCTGATCACCGAGCCGCTGATCTGGCGGCTGATCGGCTGGTCCCGGGTCGAGTTGGACATCGCCGGTGTGGCTGGTCAGAAGGAGGACGGGGACGACGAGCGAGAGGGTGCGCAGCTGCTACCGGTAGGCGAGCGCAGCGAGGTCGCCTACGTGCTCTCCCGCGTGCTGCCCGGGTTCGACCTGGCCAGCATCCAGATGCACGTCGCCCCGGAGCGGGCCAAGTGGCTCCGCCCGGTCGGCTGGCGCTACCTCTCGTACGGCGTCGACGACCAGGTGATGGTCACCACGCGCGGCTGGGTGAGCCGCCGTACGTCGATCGTGCTGCACCACAAGACGCAATCGGTGCGGATGGAGCAGGGGCCGCTGCAGCGGCGGCTGGGGCTGGCCAACGTGCATGTGGACACTCCGCTCGGGCCGACGGACGCTGTTGCGTTGCACCGCGACCAGGTCGAGGCGGCGGCGCTGGTGCAGGCTCAGGCGGACAGAGCGCGCGAGGCACGGCGTACGGCGTCGGCGCCGCTCGCGGTCCAGACCCAGCCGAACCCACCGAGGCCGGAGGGATCGAGCAGCTCGGCAGCCTCACCGGCCGACGACAACTCGGAGAGGTAG
- a CDS encoding 2'-5' RNA ligase family protein, with amino-acid sequence MSDAWAARTGLTAILITVPELAAYTDRWRSMSRSTARPQVPLTELIPPHVTVLVPWVAEPTDADVARLRAAVSSIQPFELSFPTAGQFPNGTAWLRPEPFDTVRSLLHRVFAAFPECPPYGGEFPDAHPHLTISSSTQGGPTVVAEANAALAATPAPTVQLTELGLWREDADGAWHQFGAVPLG; translated from the coding sequence GTGAGTGATGCGTGGGCGGCGCGGACTGGATTGACCGCGATTCTGATCACAGTCCCTGAGCTGGCGGCGTACACCGACCGTTGGCGTTCGATGTCACGGTCGACCGCGAGACCACAGGTCCCGTTGACCGAGCTGATCCCACCGCACGTGACCGTGCTGGTCCCCTGGGTTGCGGAGCCCACGGACGCCGATGTCGCGCGCCTACGGGCGGCTGTCTCGTCCATCCAGCCTTTCGAGCTCAGCTTCCCGACCGCAGGTCAGTTCCCGAACGGTACGGCCTGGCTCAGGCCTGAACCGTTCGACACCGTCCGCTCGCTGCTCCACAGGGTGTTCGCGGCCTTCCCCGAGTGCCCGCCGTACGGCGGTGAGTTCCCGGACGCGCATCCGCACCTGACCATCTCGTCGTCCACGCAGGGCGGTCCGACCGTCGTAGCCGAGGCGAACGCCGCCCTGGCCGCGACGCCGGCCCCGACAGTGCAGCTGACCGAGCTCGGGTTGTGGCGCGAGGACGCGGACGGAGCGTGGCACCAGTTCGGCGCCGTACCGCTCGGATGA
- the panC gene encoding pantoate--beta-alanine ligase → MRLTQTKAELRAAAAIRPRAVVMTMGALHEGHAALLAEARERVGPDGSVVLTIFVNPLQFGPSEDFDRYPRTLASDLAIAKNEGVDLVFNPSRDELYPNEPSITVHPGPLADELEGVFRPGHFSGVLTVVSKLLHLTAPDLALFGEKDYQQLTLIREMVCDLDMDVDIVPVPTVREPDGLAMSSRNRYLSETERDEALVLYRALSAGAKAGMNGPDAVMSAAQAELEAVPSVKIDYLALRAPDLGPVIGPGEARMLIAARVGLTRLIDNISITLR, encoded by the coding sequence ATGAGACTCACCCAGACCAAGGCCGAACTGCGAGCAGCGGCCGCGATCCGGCCCCGGGCGGTTGTGATGACGATGGGGGCCCTGCACGAAGGCCATGCCGCGTTGCTGGCGGAGGCCCGCGAGCGGGTCGGGCCGGACGGCAGCGTCGTACTGACGATCTTCGTGAACCCCTTGCAATTCGGCCCGTCGGAGGACTTCGACCGGTATCCGCGGACGCTGGCCAGCGACCTGGCGATCGCGAAGAACGAGGGCGTCGACCTGGTCTTCAACCCGTCGCGCGACGAGCTGTACCCGAACGAGCCGTCGATCACCGTGCACCCGGGACCGTTGGCGGACGAGCTCGAAGGGGTGTTCCGGCCCGGGCACTTCTCCGGCGTCCTGACCGTGGTGTCGAAGCTGCTGCATCTGACCGCGCCCGATCTGGCGCTGTTCGGCGAGAAGGACTACCAGCAGCTGACGCTGATCCGCGAGATGGTCTGTGACCTGGACATGGACGTCGACATCGTGCCGGTGCCGACCGTACGCGAGCCGGACGGGCTCGCGATGTCCTCACGCAACCGGTACCTCAGCGAGACCGAGCGTGACGAGGCCCTGGTGCTGTACCGCGCGCTGAGCGCCGGCGCGAAGGCCGGGATGAACGGTCCGGACGCGGTGATGAGCGCGGCCCAGGCCGAGTTGGAGGCCGTTCCGTCGGTGAAGATCGACTATCTGGCCCTTCGCGCGCCCGATCTGGGCCCGGTCATCGGTCCCGGCGAGGCCCGGATGCTGATCGCCGCCCGAGTCGGTCTGACCCGTCTCATTGACAACATTTCCATCACCCTTCGATGA
- a CDS encoding Rossmann-like and DUF2520 domain-containing protein, whose product MERIGLIGAGRAGTAVGAALAAAGHRLVGVTARSDASRDRAARLLPGVPVLPADEVTALADVVLVAVPDDLIREVAQTLPLTDAQYIVHLSGAHGLSPFEGLAATPVALHPSMTFPGGAVQLDDVMFTATAPDAARSVVEGLVKSLGAQVQWVADEQRAMYHAGLAHGANHLTTLVSQALGVLREAGVADPVATLRPLLAATLDNTLRSGHHALTGPIARGDVDTVAAHLTALQGLQGLQGRQVPRDRTATTYAELARATVEMAVADGRLDAETARRFIEVLDGHRAGVPGQDRTGETPG is encoded by the coding sequence ATGGAACGGATCGGCTTGATCGGAGCCGGCCGGGCCGGGACCGCCGTGGGAGCAGCCTTGGCGGCAGCCGGACATCGGTTGGTGGGAGTCACTGCGCGTTCGGACGCGTCCCGGGACCGCGCTGCCCGCCTCCTGCCCGGAGTACCGGTGCTGCCCGCTGACGAGGTCACGGCGCTCGCTGACGTCGTACTGGTCGCCGTACCGGATGACCTCATTCGTGAGGTGGCGCAGACGCTGCCGTTGACGGATGCGCAGTACATCGTGCACCTGTCCGGCGCGCACGGGCTGAGCCCGTTCGAAGGGCTGGCCGCGACACCGGTCGCGCTGCATCCCTCGATGACATTCCCGGGCGGTGCGGTGCAGCTGGACGACGTCATGTTCACCGCGACCGCTCCGGACGCGGCTCGGTCGGTGGTCGAGGGACTGGTGAAATCGCTCGGTGCACAGGTGCAGTGGGTGGCCGACGAGCAACGGGCGATGTACCACGCCGGTCTCGCGCACGGCGCGAACCACTTGACCACGTTGGTCTCCCAGGCGCTCGGCGTACTGCGGGAGGCCGGCGTCGCGGATCCGGTGGCGACACTGCGGCCGTTGCTGGCCGCAACCCTCGACAACACGCTGCGATCCGGTCATCATGCGCTCACCGGGCCGATCGCCCGCGGCGATGTCGACACGGTGGCAGCACATCTGACAGCGCTACAGGGACTACAGGGACTACAGGGACGACAGGTACCGCGGGACCGGACGGCGACGACGTACGCCGAGCTGGCCCGCGCGACGGTGGAGATGGCGGTAGCGGACGGGCGGCTGGACGCGGAGACGGCCCGCCGGTTCATCGAGGTGCTGGACGGGCACCGGGCAGGAGTCCCAGGGCAGGATCGGACAGGGGAGACACCGGGATGA
- a CDS encoding L-aspartate oxidase, whose translation MTAPAVPQRLAAPEPGWTDSVDVVVIGSGVAGLSAALKARELGTVLVVTKDVVASGSTQWAQGGIAAALDPEDSPEEHLQDTLVAGAGLSDPEAVRVLVTEGPDAVRDLIELGARFDTMADGEISLGREGGHHRNRIAHAGGDATGAEIERALVAAVKRSKDIRLIEHALVLDLLTAEDGAVAGVTLHVMGEGQLDGVGAIRARAVVLASGGLGQLYAATTNPSVSTGDGMALALRAGAKVRDLEFVQFHPTVLWLGKSAKGQQPLVSEAVRGEGAFLVDHTGKRFMQGQHELADLAPRDIVAKAIMRQMLATGKDHVYLDARHFGDEKWRVRFPTILASCRSHGIDPVRELIPVAPACHYSSGGVRTDLDGQTSVPGLYACGEVACTGVHGANRLASNSLLEGLVFARRIAAHLAEGLPERREPAVDVRTPGLVDADVVPELQRAMTVGAGVIRSAAGLSEAGATIGKLIEQPAGEPGTPGWEATNLVTVASALLAAATAREESRGAHWREDHPDRDDLHWSGSLDLTLPAVAERAVPQATFVPHVSEENHRHG comes from the coding sequence ATGACCGCACCCGCAGTCCCGCAACGGTTGGCCGCGCCTGAACCCGGCTGGACCGACTCAGTTGACGTGGTGGTGATCGGTTCCGGTGTTGCCGGACTGTCTGCTGCGCTGAAGGCTCGCGAGTTGGGCACCGTCCTGGTGGTGACCAAGGACGTCGTCGCGTCCGGCTCCACGCAGTGGGCGCAGGGTGGCATCGCTGCCGCGCTCGACCCGGAGGACTCGCCCGAGGAACACCTGCAGGACACGCTGGTCGCAGGCGCCGGGCTCAGCGATCCGGAGGCCGTCCGTGTGCTCGTCACCGAAGGCCCCGACGCGGTCCGCGACCTGATCGAGCTGGGCGCGCGGTTCGACACGATGGCCGACGGCGAGATCTCGCTGGGGCGTGAAGGCGGGCACCACCGCAACCGCATCGCGCACGCCGGCGGCGACGCGACCGGCGCCGAGATCGAGCGCGCCCTGGTCGCCGCGGTCAAGCGGTCCAAGGACATCCGGCTGATCGAGCACGCGCTGGTTCTCGACCTGCTCACGGCCGAGGACGGCGCCGTCGCCGGTGTCACCTTGCACGTGATGGGCGAGGGGCAGTTGGACGGTGTCGGCGCGATCCGTGCCCGGGCCGTCGTGCTGGCCTCCGGTGGTCTCGGACAGTTGTATGCGGCAACGACCAACCCGAGCGTGTCCACCGGAGACGGCATGGCGCTGGCGTTGCGGGCCGGTGCGAAGGTGCGGGACCTGGAGTTCGTCCAGTTCCATCCGACCGTGCTCTGGCTGGGCAAGAGCGCGAAAGGCCAACAGCCGTTGGTCTCCGAGGCCGTCCGCGGCGAAGGCGCGTTCCTCGTCGACCATACCGGCAAACGGTTCATGCAGGGTCAGCACGAGCTCGCCGACCTGGCGCCGCGGGACATCGTGGCGAAGGCGATCATGCGGCAGATGCTTGCCACCGGCAAAGATCATGTCTACCTCGATGCCCGGCACTTCGGCGACGAGAAGTGGCGGGTGCGGTTCCCGACCATCCTGGCGTCCTGCCGATCGCACGGTATCGATCCGGTCCGCGAGCTCATCCCGGTCGCGCCGGCCTGCCACTACTCGTCCGGCGGCGTGCGGACCGACCTCGACGGTCAGACCTCGGTGCCCGGTCTGTACGCGTGCGGTGAGGTCGCCTGCACCGGCGTACACGGTGCGAACCGGCTCGCGTCGAACTCGTTGCTCGAAGGGCTCGTCTTCGCCCGCCGGATCGCCGCCCATCTCGCGGAAGGTCTGCCCGAGCGGCGCGAACCGGCCGTCGACGTCCGTACGCCGGGCCTCGTCGACGCGGACGTCGTACCCGAGCTGCAGCGGGCGATGACCGTCGGCGCCGGCGTGATCCGGAGTGCGGCCGGTCTGTCCGAGGCGGGTGCGACGATCGGCAAGCTGATCGAGCAGCCGGCCGGCGAGCCCGGTACGCCGGGATGGGAGGCGACCAACCTGGTCACGGTCGCCTCCGCGCTGCTCGCCGCCGCGACCGCTCGCGAAGAAAGCCGTGGCGCGCACTGGCGCGAGGACCACCCGGATCGGGATGATCTGCACTGGTCCGGCAGTCTGGACCTGACGCTGCCTGCCGTGGCCGAGCGGGCTGTGCCGCAGGCCACGTTCGTTCCCCACGTTTCCGAGGAGAATCACCGGCATGGATGA
- a CDS encoding PH domain-containing protein, translating to MDDLFAPSDVSWTPVSPKLATLRRLNASIVAGLVAIVALLVLGLTLSWLYGVLAVVVIALALVWAWVLIGRNQRSWRYAEREDELLVSHGIMFRELVVVPYGRMQFVDVTAGPLQRAYGLATVELHTATPATDAKIPGLHPDEAGRLRDRLSALGQAQAWGL from the coding sequence GTGGATGACCTCTTCGCACCCTCGGATGTCAGCTGGACGCCGGTCTCGCCCAAGCTGGCCACGCTGCGCCGGCTGAACGCGTCGATCGTGGCGGGGCTGGTCGCGATCGTGGCGTTGCTCGTGCTCGGGCTGACACTCAGCTGGCTGTACGGCGTACTCGCGGTGGTCGTGATCGCGCTCGCACTCGTCTGGGCGTGGGTCCTGATCGGCCGCAACCAGCGGTCCTGGAGGTACGCCGAGCGCGAGGACGAGCTGCTGGTCAGCCACGGGATCATGTTCCGCGAGCTGGTCGTCGTACCGTACGGCCGGATGCAGTTCGTCGACGTGACGGCCGGGCCGCTGCAGCGCGCGTACGGGTTGGCCACCGTCGAGCTGCACACCGCCACCCCGGCGACCGACGCCAAGATCCCGGGACTGCATCCGGATGAGGCAGGCCGACTGCGTGACCGGCTGTCCGCCCTCGGCCAGGCGCAGGCGTGGGGCCTGTGA
- the nadC gene encoding carboxylating nicotinate-nucleotide diphosphorylase yields the protein MDETVDREWVVDLVRATIEEDLAGGVDVTTTATVDPDQISVAELVARADGVVAGLEIAELVLRLVAAPDELEIEYSVRDGASVEAGAVLMTVRGKTRQLLTAERTTLNLLCHLSGVATLTRRWVDAVAGTGAIIRDTRKTMPLLRSLEKYAVRCGGGKNHRMGLSDAALIKDNHVIAAGGVAEAYRLVRKAYPDISIEVEVDSVDDALIAVESGAELILLDNMDVPQLREAVEKVGGRARLEASGGLTLAQAHAVAETGVDFLAVGALTHSAPVLDIALDLREG from the coding sequence ATGGATGAGACAGTCGACCGGGAGTGGGTCGTTGACCTCGTGCGGGCAACCATCGAGGAAGACCTGGCCGGGGGAGTCGACGTGACCACGACGGCCACCGTCGACCCGGACCAGATCTCGGTCGCCGAGCTGGTGGCCCGCGCCGACGGCGTGGTGGCCGGGTTGGAGATCGCGGAGCTCGTACTGCGGCTGGTCGCCGCACCGGACGAGCTCGAGATCGAGTACTCCGTTCGTGACGGCGCGTCCGTCGAGGCCGGCGCCGTCCTGATGACGGTCCGCGGCAAGACCCGGCAGCTGCTCACCGCCGAGCGCACCACGCTGAACCTGCTCTGCCACCTGAGCGGTGTCGCAACCCTGACCCGGCGCTGGGTGGACGCGGTCGCGGGCACCGGCGCGATCATCCGCGACACCCGCAAGACCATGCCGCTGCTCCGGTCCCTGGAGAAGTACGCCGTCCGCTGCGGTGGCGGGAAGAACCACCGGATGGGGCTGTCCGACGCCGCGCTGATCAAGGACAACCACGTGATCGCCGCCGGTGGCGTCGCGGAGGCGTACCGGCTGGTGCGTAAGGCCTACCCGGACATCTCGATCGAGGTCGAGGTCGACTCGGTCGACGACGCGCTGATCGCGGTCGAATCGGGCGCCGAGCTGATCCTGCTCGACAACATGGACGTCCCGCAGCTGCGCGAGGCGGTCGAGAAGGTCGGCGGCCGGGCGCGCCTGGAGGCCTCGGGCGGACTGACCCTCGCGCAGGCTCACGCGGTCGCCGAGACCGGGGTCGACTTCCTCGCGGTCGGTGCGCTGACGCATTCGGCGCCGGTGCTCGACATCGCCCTGGATCTGCGAGAAGGCTGA